ATTTTCAGTTCTCTAAGCTGGGTTAATTTTCCTAACCCTTCTGCACTGCACCAACTTCCTGCTCTTAAACTTAATGATTGGAGGGCTGTTAGGTGGTCAACACCCAAAGGACCATTCATACACTTATCTATCACTGACTGCCTTGAAACCACACCATGACCATATAGATGTCTCAAATGGTGCAATTTCCAAATGGTAGAAGgaattatttcaattaaagtGCCTCGAAAATCTAGGGTTTGTAGATTAATAAGATGACCTATGGACGATGGAAGCCTTTCTATGCGGGTTCTCCTTAAGCACAAGTACTTAAGGTGGATAAGTTCTCCTATACCTTCTGGGAGGGTATAGATATCCATGCTCTCTAGGTCCAGTACAGTGAGCAATTTGACACCCCTGTATAAAGAtcttaaaatgttttcttgGAAGCATTcagaaaaacaaatgaaagatCGGAGACGTGAACTATGCAAGTGTTCAGAATTGGTCTTCTTACCTTGATGAATGGTTAGTCGACGAACACTGACAGGGGATGTAGAATCAATGCTTTCATATCCCTCAAAAAATTTTGTATCTTTAGCCTCAGAAATGGCAAGGTCTCGAAGCAAATCATGCATACGACAGGACATCACTCTTCCATCAAAACTTTTGTCAGCCACTTGAATCATGCTTCTATGTACCAATTCCTGTAAGTGATCTTCCGCGACGTCTTCCActatttcttttcctcttctttgTATAAACCCTTCTGCAACCCACAAGCGGATCAACTTATCTGTCCTGATTTCTGAGTCTTCTGGGAAAAGGCCACAGTAAAGGAAACAGGACTTCAAGTAATACGGCATATCATTGTAGCTTAGAGCAAGGACCCCCAAACATGAGTCTGGACCTTGATTTAGGTGCCAAGTTAGGCTGTCAAGTACTTTTTGCCAGGCGAGTggtgtcttttcttttcttgatagaAGGCCTCCCAAGACCACGATTGCAAGGGGCAAACCCCCACAATTTGCTACAATTTTCTTTCCCAGCTCTTCCAATTCTCTGGGGCAAACAGCATTTGCACTCCCAGCCAGaaaaattttcttgagaaagAGGTCCCAACTCTCTTCTTCAGTTAGAAAGGGAAGTTCATGGGGAATGGTTTGTGGATCAGCATGAAAACCAATTTCTTTATTGCGGGAGGTGATCAACACTCTGCTGCCATTCATAGAGTCAGGAACATACAAGCTCAACCTATCCCAAGCTTCATTTCTCcatatatcatccataactatcAAGTACTTCTTGGTGGTCAGGTAATCACGAAGCCTGTTCCCTAACTCACTCTCGCTCATTTGACTCTTTTGCTTTTGGGATAGAACCATAACATAATCAGCAATGCCTAGCAAAAGCTCCCTTATTGTATACTCTTGAGAGACATAAATCCAAGCATGACAATCAAAGTATTGCTGGACATCGTTATCGTTGTAAACTTTCTTAGCAAGGGTGGTCTTTCCCAAGCCACCCATGCCCACGATGGACACCACTGCTCTCCGCCTCTCTCCATTAAGCAGCATTTGCTTCACACTTTTTGCACCCTCTCGTATCCCCACCACATTGACTTCTTCAACGATCGGAACCCTCTTCTCTTTCTGTGGCACAACTTCGTTGGAAGAGCTTGCAGCTGGTAAAGTTTCGACACCGTACCTTGATTTGTTAGCCATAATCTTCTCAATCTTGATGTTGATCTCTCTGATTCGAGACTCGAGCTTGTGAACAAACCTTAACTTAAGAAACTTGAGACATTTGAGACTTCCTTGCTGTTGGTGATTCATCTCGAACATGAACCTGTCGATGACATCTTCGGCATCATAGGTTACGTCCCTGATCTGACTCACCCAGAGCTTGATTCTTGGATCATATCTGCGCTTTGCATCCGCATCTTTGAGAAAAAGGCGCATCCATTCGAGCTCGTTACTCAACAGCTTCACCTGCTCTTCTACTCTGCTGAGTAGAAATGCTTCCTGCGAAAGCAGGTCGGTTAACTTCTCTAGAAAAAACGTTACAATGCTTTCAGCCATTGTTTCCACAGTCGTTGTTGCTGATCCACTAACAACAAGGTGGTTGGTTTTAAATCCAGTAAAGCTACCAGTTTGAAAGAAGtttctttgaaaagaaaaggttggTTCCATTAGGTGGAAATCACTTTCCAGGCAATTTCGGTTTGAACTCAAATGGTTGAGTCAAAGAAGATATGGAAATTCACTCTAGAAGGCTATTGCGTATTTCGGGGATGATTcctttgtgaaagaaaagagaccTGCAAAGATGCCGTGGTCCTTACTCCTTGATGGGTGCTGACATAACGAATAATTCAGCATTTGAGTTGTGACTTGTAACGTGTATGGTTAAATTTAATCATTTCGACTGTTGAACAAGGACGAATAAAAATGGAAGTCATTTAGCCAAGTAGCCTTTCtgtagggttttttttttttttaaacaatttcatAAGATGGTAGTGGcccaagaaaatttgaaaaaagttagAAGTTATCTTGAAATCaggtttttttctttacaatggaaaatagttttataatttagaaaatacatttgaaaaatttttaatatgagatttcaaacataattttgtcttaaaaaaaataatttaaaaccatttttaaaaatactttttaagaattattttaaaaaaaaattgtaaaacatatatatatattttcacacCATCACAGTCACTTAACAAAATGATAAGAGAGggatatatattctttttaatgctaaaataagttaaataatcaGTATTTTCATAAtccattaattatattaatagtttttttatatatttttttcttctcaacttGTCTTTTATCTGTCCTTTATAACTATTGCAttaatgataagaaaaaaatgttaacaatTTGTAGTTAAAAAAGTTGAATGCTTGGTAAAGTGTTTCAATTTAGACactatttttgaataaaaaatacaattaattatttattataaaacaaCCAAGAATTTGAATTCTTGTTAAAACATAACTAATTATTAATCATAAGAGGGAGTTTTAAATTAGATAagttaatcaatttttaagaaccaaactATGAATGTTTTAATTTCTTGTAAATTGTGTtacatgaatatttatttattttgatctaGTAAActgctttattttctttatatatatatatattaaaagttcaaaaTACTACCAAAAAAACCTGGATATATAAGAAATAACTAACATAAATATTTACAATGAATTTTGAGTTAAATACtaacatttctattttttaatttttttaattttttatatacattccATTAATGAAGTTTATCATGAATTATAATCCAAAGATATTAAAGAAAATCGAGGTGGTtgataaaagagaaaagaaaatgagctGGATGAAGGAGAGATGTTAGACTGTTAAACTACTAGTAGCAAACTATTATTTGATccttatgctatgtttggttatgctatgtttggtctcgtaaaatattaaaaaaagaaaaaaaaatattaaatttttttttcatatttgatttcaatatgaaaaatacgaaaaaaaatttaaatataattaaaattaattaaaaatttatgtattttaaaattatttaatacttatatacatataaaaaataaatgaaataagtttgaaataacatataaaataatttattaatttaaattttttttttttcattttttttatttttctttacttttactttctttatactttttctctttattttctctcacatttttcaaTAACCAAATATATTAGGGTTTAAGGAAATGTTTTTATCAAGGGAGGTGATGTGctcttgtattaaaaatattatttgttacaaattttcatatattaaaaatatttattacgaATTTGTGATGAACTTGATTCCCTTGAATAAAAAAGTTGGTGATTATAAGAgtaattttatccaaatataccACTTGAAATGATAATCTTGTTAGAACATGTGAGGAAACAAAATAATGTTTCAGAAAGTAATTTGTTCCTTGGAATTAGGAATGATTTTATTGGAGATATTTAAAATGTTCTTCTTTTATTATagaattaatgaaaaattaagagTTTACTTGTTTGAAATGTTATAAATGTTCTCAATTGGAAGTGCTTATAAATCTTACAAATCTATAAAATTAGCtgaaatgattttttaagaattattcaGTAGGTGAGATTTTCAAAAATCCTGTTTGGAAAGAATTACAAATTACAAgctttttaatcaaaattattggTGATGGGCTCTGACTCTAAGATTACTACTCTTTTCCATGCAATTTCATTGGACAAATCATACCGTGGGTAGACCCGTTTGACTTCGATTCCTTCCACTTTTCATACGCTTTCATTCTTATATAGTGTGGTGGACGGGCTCAACTAACTTAGAGGCTAGCGTATTTCTTCCTCTGTTGTGGCTTTCCTAAAAATTTCTATACCACAGGTGGAGTGGAGCCTATGGAGTCAAGAACTTTTAAATAAGATGtactttctttttaattataacaATTATATTACTTCTTTCAAATGCCTCTTAATTTGTATGGTCAAATTTAACAACTAATTATATCAATAGGATTATGTTATACTaaactttgaatttgagttttaaCGTGCATgattaaatttgaattgatggaaaaaaaaaaaagaaaaaaaaagtgctgCTCTGGCCATATGAGCATTTTTAATGGGCAGCAGTTTCAAAAACAGAGGAAACCGCTCAATACGTTGCCCCCCAAGTCTTCCCAATCAAAATGGCTAGTTTGATTCCTCTGTTCTGCAATTTCGTATGGGCGAGTGTTGACTCTGATTTCTGTGCAATTTCATATGATTAGTTTCATTTGGGTATATGGGTATATGATGGATGGGCCCAATTGAAGTGACAGTTATCTTCTTCATTCATTTCTCTCTAACTTTAGCCAGCAATGCCGGTTCAGCACTTATTTCTATCTCCCGTGACTCGCCTCTCTCCCCTTTTGTAGACTTATAGTTCATCAGAAACCCAATCTCACCGCTTGCACAAAGCCTTTTTAGGGCTGTCATGAAATATAGATTGACTTAATGTAAGGGACATATTTAAGTATCGTTTTTCAAAGAATTCAAATTATGGTATGTTGCAATCTTATCTAGACTCCATGACCTCGGAGccccataaaaaataaaaagggatgGATTTACTcttgaattaacaaaaaaaaaaaaaatctttttaaaccCATAgactttttctttaaaagaaaaataccatttattaaatatttcctTTACCTGTGTCTCACACCCACAACGATTTTTATGCCAAAGTCTAAAAAGTAAGAATATTCAATTGGTGATTACTTCTTTTGCTTTTGGGTCAAATATTCCTAATAAAAATCCAACTGCCATCAACAGCCGTAGTTATGATTTCTGCCTCGATCAATGGATTAAATGATGTGCGAATATCTATCTTTATAACAATTGAATTGACAAGTAAATCAGCGTTGCATTT
The sequence above is drawn from the Vitis riparia cultivar Riparia Gloire de Montpellier isolate 1030 chromosome 15, EGFV_Vit.rip_1.0, whole genome shotgun sequence genome and encodes:
- the LOC117932518 gene encoding putative disease resistance protein At1g50180, whose translation is MAESIVTFFLEKLTDLLSQEAFLLSRVEEQVKLLSNELEWMRLFLKDADAKRRYDPRIKLWVSQIRDVTYDAEDVIDRFMFEMNHQQQGSLKCLKFLKLRFVHKLESRIREINIKIEKIMANKSRYGVETLPAASSSNEVVPQKEKRVPIVEEVNVVGIREGAKSVKQMLLNGERRRAVVSIVGMGGLGKTTLAKKVYNDNDVQQYFDCHAWIYVSQEYTIRELLLGIADYVMVLSQKQKSQMSESELGNRLRDYLTTKKYLIVMDDIWRNEAWDRLSLYVPDSMNGSRVLITSRNKEIGFHADPQTIPHELPFLTEEESWDLFLKKIFLAGSANAVCPRELEELGKKIVANCGGLPLAIVVLGGLLSRKEKTPLAWQKVLDSLTWHLNQGPDSCLGVLALSYNDMPYYLKSCFLYCGLFPEDSEIRTDKLIRLWVAEGFIQRRGKEIVEDVAEDHLQELVHRSMIQVADKSFDGRVMSCRMHDLLRDLAISEAKDTKFFEGYESIDSTSPVSVRRLTIHQGKKTNSEHLHSSRLRSFICFSECFQENILRSLYRGVKLLTVLDLESMDIYTLPEGIGELIHLKYLCLRRTRIERLPSSIGHLINLQTLDFRGTLIEIIPSTIWKLHHLRHLYGHGVVSRQSVIDKCMNGPLGVDHLTALQSLSLRAGSWCSAEGLGKLTQLRELKIRWTEIPQIMCKGFSESVEKLTALRSLYLYTTDGEETLVMPQLMPFLHHTHLYHVRLGGKLEKFPNQIEFYPPNLIQLELEYCNIEQDPMVTLEKLPNLRILQLLYSSYVGKKMVCSSGGFQRLETLKLKGLKELRELIVEEGAVPDLKVSIIASCHKMERLPRGLLQLENLQYLELFQLSHKLIEEVNQTEGEDWDKIRLITSILQ